The following coding sequences are from one Biomphalaria glabrata chromosome 8, xgBioGlab47.1, whole genome shotgun sequence window:
- the LOC106056796 gene encoding cyclic nucleotide-binding domain-containing protein 2-like isoform X3, with translation MYLALYEPLVKFRRAIRMILIVLRFTSSSRERSQRLCNNQSANFLGSNWTASKSAYEMYGISFDPQDFKARREIPVSAEAKAVLSLETNKRTQHQLRLALVSLRQAVKEFSEFPITMQESLVKVGWYENFEAKRVIIRQGHTAENFYFILSGTAAVVILESDKQTGEQVPRTAAFLGRGKSFGELALMHKSRRSATVTCKDDVELLAVGREDFIDIFMHVKEGVEPEHVSFLRTVPILREWPIHVLPLDDPTALLFTYVRRGVLLCKDSNTSTWLYVVKSGHCRVIKALRAVSPVKRTTPRDLSKLDSPKSKSSLSPFPRLPNIGEAKAKKGALGGGGVEHVGAHSGAHGGAHVQAYRPLSLLSNRDPWIDERNRLEHLQTLDAILEQQNIHFQYMAQNRSSGNLDSPSKSPTRDNKDRKVVFVEVMKLGQQDIYGLESCVFGPLKETTSTSLVSEGAEVIMIDRKYFMDRTSEELRKKIRGEIRPLPSTETLQAQLDTMVNWEVYKQQTLKEALDSRRRKKSNSDKR, from the exons CCTCTAGTCAAATTTCGTCGTGCTATAAGGATGATCTTGATTGTACTTCGTTTCACTTCCAGTAGCAG AGAACGCAGCCAGCGCCTCTGTAACAATCAGTCGGCGAATTTCCTGGGCAGCAACTGGACAGCCTCAAAAAGTGCTTACGAAATGTATGGTATCAGCTTCGATCCTCAAGATTTCAAAGCCAGAAGAGAG ATTCCAGTTAGCGCTGAAGCTAAAGCCGTGCTGTCTCTAGAAACCAATAAAAGAACCCAACATCAGCTACGTCTGGCCCTGGTCTCCCTGCGCCAAGCTGTTAAGGAGTTTAGTGAGTTCCCCATCACAATGCAAGAATCCCTGGTCAAAGTCGGCTGGTACGAAAA TTTTGAAGCGAAACGTGTGATTATACGACAAGGTCACACAGCGgagaatttttactttatactgTCTGGCACAG CCGCTGTGGTGATTCTAGAATCAGACAAGCAAACAGGAGAACAGGTTCCTAGAACGGCAGCATTCCTTGGCAGAGGTAAAAGTTTTGGG GAGTTGGCACTGATGCACAAGTCACGCCGCTCTGCCACCGTCACGTGCAAGGATGACGTAGAGCTATTGGCTGTTGGCCGCGAAGATTTCATCGACATCTTCATGCACGTGAAGGAAGGGGTGGAGCCAGAGCACGTGAGCTTCTTGAGGACTGTGCCCATTCTCCGAGAATGGCCCATACACGTGTTGCCTCTGGACGATCCCACAGCTCTTCTGTTCACGTATGTAAG ACGCGGGGTGCTACTTTGTAAAGACAGCAACACTTCCACCTGGCTCTACGTGGTCAAAAGTGGACACTGCCGAGTGATCAAAGCCCTTCGAGCTGTCAGCCCTGTCAAAAGGACTACGCCAAGAGACCTTTCTAAACTAG ATTCGCCCAAGTCCAAGTCCAGTCTGTCTCCATTCCCACGTCTACCAAACATTGGGGAAGCAAAGGCTAAAAAAGGGGCACTAGGAGGAGGTGGTGTTGAACATGTTGGGGCGCACAGTGGTGCTCATGGTGGTGCACATGTGCAGGCATATCGCCCTTTGAGTTTATTGAGCAACAGAGATCCCTGGATAG ATGAGAGAAACAGATTAGAGCACCTGCAGACACTGGATGCTATTTTAGAACAGCAAAACATACATTTTCAATATATG GCTCAGAATAGATCTAGTGGAAATCTCGACTCGCCTTCCAAAAGCCCAACCCGTGACAACAAGGACCGCAAAGTGGTGTTTGTTGAGGTTATGAAACTAGGTCAACAAGATATCTAC GGTCTTGAGTCGTGTGTTTTCGGGCCTCTAAAGGAAACCACTAGCACGAGTCTTGTATCTGAAGGGGCGGAGGTCATCATGATAGACAGAAAGTATTTTATGGACCGCACCTCGGAGGAATTGAGGAAGAAAATACGTGGAGAG ATCCGACCGCTTCCTTCTACAGAGACGCTACAGGCCCAACTGGACACCATGGTCAACTGGGAAGTGTACAAACAGCAAACGCTGAAGGAGGCTCTTGACTCCAGGAGGAGGAAGAAGTCCAATTCTGATAAACGATGA
- the LOC106056796 gene encoding cyclic nucleotide-binding domain-containing protein 2-like isoform X2: protein MSFLPRNVPTSSILSHNVAKSTSHPLLAPQHQAVRTKRKFRGHPTIVLQKSPWKPDRRTYFEAVVVYGRSRSLRKTRSQGDFSKMSSNFMPLVKFRRAIRMILIVLRFTSSSRERSQRLCNNQSANFLGSNWTASKSAYEMYGISFDPQDFKARREIPVSAEAKAVLSLETNKRTQHQLRLALVSLRQAVKEFSEFPITMQESLVKVGWYENFEAKRVIIRQGHTAENFYFILSGTAAVVILESDKQTGEQVPRTAAFLGRGKSFGELALMHKSRRSATVTCKDDVELLAVGREDFIDIFMHVKEGVEPEHVSFLRTVPILREWPIHVLPLDDPTALLFTYVRRGVLLCKDSNTSTWLYVVKSGHCRVIKALRAVSPVKRTTPRDLSKLDSPKSKSSLSPFPRLPNIGEAKAKKGALGGGGVEHVGAHSGAHGGAHVQAYRPLSLLSNRDPWIDERNRLEHLQTLDAILEQQNIHFQYMAQNRSSGNLDSPSKSPTRDNKDRKVVFVEVMKLGQQDIYGLESCVFGPLKETTSTSLVSEGAEVIMIDRKYFMDRTSEELRKKIRGEIRPLPSTETLQAQLDTMVNWEVYKQQTLKEALDSRRRKKSNSDKR from the exons TTTTCTGCCTCGAAACGTGCCGACTTCTTCAATCTTATCACACAACGTGGCAAAGTCTACGTCTCACCCACTTCTGGCACCACAGCACCAGGCTGTCAGGACTAAAAGAAAATTTCGTGGACACCCTACTATCGTCTTGCAGAAATCTCCATGGAAACCAGACAGGCGAACATACTTCGAGGCCGTGGTGGTTTATGGGCGAAGCAGGAGTTTGCGGAAAACAAGATCCCAGGGAGATTTCTCAAAGATGTCGTCCAATTTCATG CCTCTAGTCAAATTTCGTCGTGCTATAAGGATGATCTTGATTGTACTTCGTTTCACTTCCAGTAGCAG AGAACGCAGCCAGCGCCTCTGTAACAATCAGTCGGCGAATTTCCTGGGCAGCAACTGGACAGCCTCAAAAAGTGCTTACGAAATGTATGGTATCAGCTTCGATCCTCAAGATTTCAAAGCCAGAAGAGAG ATTCCAGTTAGCGCTGAAGCTAAAGCCGTGCTGTCTCTAGAAACCAATAAAAGAACCCAACATCAGCTACGTCTGGCCCTGGTCTCCCTGCGCCAAGCTGTTAAGGAGTTTAGTGAGTTCCCCATCACAATGCAAGAATCCCTGGTCAAAGTCGGCTGGTACGAAAA TTTTGAAGCGAAACGTGTGATTATACGACAAGGTCACACAGCGgagaatttttactttatactgTCTGGCACAG CCGCTGTGGTGATTCTAGAATCAGACAAGCAAACAGGAGAACAGGTTCCTAGAACGGCAGCATTCCTTGGCAGAGGTAAAAGTTTTGGG GAGTTGGCACTGATGCACAAGTCACGCCGCTCTGCCACCGTCACGTGCAAGGATGACGTAGAGCTATTGGCTGTTGGCCGCGAAGATTTCATCGACATCTTCATGCACGTGAAGGAAGGGGTGGAGCCAGAGCACGTGAGCTTCTTGAGGACTGTGCCCATTCTCCGAGAATGGCCCATACACGTGTTGCCTCTGGACGATCCCACAGCTCTTCTGTTCACGTATGTAAG ACGCGGGGTGCTACTTTGTAAAGACAGCAACACTTCCACCTGGCTCTACGTGGTCAAAAGTGGACACTGCCGAGTGATCAAAGCCCTTCGAGCTGTCAGCCCTGTCAAAAGGACTACGCCAAGAGACCTTTCTAAACTAG ATTCGCCCAAGTCCAAGTCCAGTCTGTCTCCATTCCCACGTCTACCAAACATTGGGGAAGCAAAGGCTAAAAAAGGGGCACTAGGAGGAGGTGGTGTTGAACATGTTGGGGCGCACAGTGGTGCTCATGGTGGTGCACATGTGCAGGCATATCGCCCTTTGAGTTTATTGAGCAACAGAGATCCCTGGATAG ATGAGAGAAACAGATTAGAGCACCTGCAGACACTGGATGCTATTTTAGAACAGCAAAACATACATTTTCAATATATG GCTCAGAATAGATCTAGTGGAAATCTCGACTCGCCTTCCAAAAGCCCAACCCGTGACAACAAGGACCGCAAAGTGGTGTTTGTTGAGGTTATGAAACTAGGTCAACAAGATATCTAC GGTCTTGAGTCGTGTGTTTTCGGGCCTCTAAAGGAAACCACTAGCACGAGTCTTGTATCTGAAGGGGCGGAGGTCATCATGATAGACAGAAAGTATTTTATGGACCGCACCTCGGAGGAATTGAGGAAGAAAATACGTGGAGAG ATCCGACCGCTTCCTTCTACAGAGACGCTACAGGCCCAACTGGACACCATGGTCAACTGGGAAGTGTACAAACAGCAAACGCTGAAGGAGGCTCTTGACTCCAGGAGGAGGAAGAAGTCCAATTCTGATAAACGATGA
- the LOC129927835 gene encoding small proline-rich protein 3-like translates to MMSSLPQPDLSSLPQPDQSSLPQPDLSSLPQPDQSSLPQPDQSSLPQPDLSSLPQPDQSSLPQPDLSSLPQPDQSSLPQPDQSSLPQPDQSSLPQPDLSSLPQPDLSSLPQPDQSSLPQPDQSSLPQPDLSSLPKFSAEHDVRTIRGRERHRGLGEVKNKLDRSHTKRS, encoded by the exons atgatg TCCAGTCTCCCACAACCTGACCTGTCCAGTCTCCCACAACCTGACCAGTCCAGTCTCCCACAACCTGACCTGTCCAGTCTCCCACAACCTGACCAGTCCAGTCTCCCACAACCTGACCAGTCCAGTCTCCCACAACCTGACCTGTCCAGTCTCCCACAACCTGACCAGTCCAGTCTCCCACAACCTGACCTGTCCAGTCTCCCACAACCTGACCAGTCCAGTCTCCCACAACCTGACCAGTCCAGTCTCCCACAACCTGACCAGTCCAGTCTCCCACAACCTGACCTGTCCAGTCTCCCACAACCTGACCTGTCCAGTCTCCCACAACCTGACCAGTCCAGTCTCCCACAACCTGACCAGTCCAGTCTCCCACAACCTGACCTGTCCAGTCTCCCAAAATTCAGCGCTGAACACGATGTAAGAACCATTAGAGGGAGAGAACGCCACAGAGGGTTGGGTGAAGTTAAAAACAAGTTAGACAGGTCCCATACAAAAAGAAGTTAA